From Deltaproteobacteria bacterium:
CCGTTCCTCTATCGTCTTAAGATTTTCTCCTCTCAACCTCCGCCAACCTCCTTTAACACAATTTTGTCCTCGGAGAGGGCCAACAGTTTAAAGGTGGCCTTAAGGACCTTTTGCTCGCCAAAGATGCTTTCTAAACGCCACATCCCTCCTTCAGGTTCT
This genomic window contains:
- a CDS encoding CooT family nickel-binding protein, producing the protein MCEANVYLDKDGKEELFLEAVYLIEPEGGMWRLESIFGEQKVLKATFKLLALSEDKIVLKEVGGG